A single region of the Kocuria rosea genome encodes:
- a CDS encoding Crp/Fnr family transcriptional regulator codes for MPLFVELTTAEIIDLEPQVQARGYQAGELIYRCGENANSLFVMASGTAKLIRPSAHGQDVVLHILGPGEGCGTLGILGQPEYPDSAVALTDSCALEVPAAVFHEAIEHHPRLGLTALGEVLHRLEQAQETIRRLSADNARQRVAAALLILADKLGDPQAETIALELPLTRTDLAALTGMTPETVSRVMSKLRDDGIVDTGRRWTTILDRPRLSAATEG; via the coding sequence ATGCCCCTGTTCGTGGAGCTGACGACAGCCGAGATCATTGACCTGGAGCCACAGGTGCAGGCGCGCGGCTACCAAGCCGGGGAACTGATTTACCGCTGCGGCGAGAACGCGAACAGCCTGTTCGTCATGGCTTCGGGCACGGCGAAGTTGATCCGTCCTTCTGCCCACGGCCAGGACGTCGTGCTCCACATTCTGGGGCCCGGTGAGGGATGCGGGACATTGGGAATCCTCGGGCAACCGGAGTATCCGGACAGCGCCGTGGCCCTGACCGACTCGTGCGCCCTGGAAGTACCGGCCGCAGTATTCCACGAGGCCATAGAACACCATCCGCGTCTGGGACTGACCGCCCTCGGTGAGGTACTCCACCGTTTGGAACAGGCCCAGGAAACCATTCGGCGTCTGTCCGCCGACAATGCCCGGCAGCGTGTCGCTGCCGCGCTCCTAATCTTGGCAGACAAGCTCGGTGACCCGCAGGCCGAGACGATCGCCTTGGAACTCCCTCTGACGCGCACCGATCTGGCAGCCCTGACAGGGATGACTCCGGAGACGGTCAGCAGGGTGATGAGCAAGCTCCGTGACGACGGAATTGTCGACACCGGCCGCCGTTGGACCACCATCCTCGATCGTCCACGCCTGTCAGCCGCGACCGAGGGATGA
- a CDS encoding helix-turn-helix domain-containing protein, whose protein sequence is MATREKGEATAEFVATVGRQIRQQRQHRGWSVQELSDRARVSRRMLTQIELGQANPSLVTVDHIAHALGTDFVSLAMPPTTPAEEASGGRLGAAVRVWSSDRGSEAVLLLATESVPRTELWSWRLAPGDTYHAQPDTAGTEELHQVHAGELIIITSGSALVLRAGEAGRIRSDQRYTYRNDSDTWTEFTRVVTGA, encoded by the coding sequence ATGGCCACCCGTGAGAAAGGTGAAGCCACCGCGGAGTTCGTCGCCACGGTCGGCCGACAGATCCGCCAGCAGCGCCAGCACCGGGGGTGGAGCGTCCAGGAGCTCTCCGACCGCGCCAGGGTGAGCCGGCGGATGCTGACCCAGATCGAGCTGGGCCAGGCGAATCCCAGCCTGGTGACCGTCGACCACATCGCCCACGCCCTGGGCACCGACTTCGTTTCCCTCGCCATGCCCCCCACCACCCCCGCGGAAGAAGCCAGCGGGGGGCGACTCGGGGCAGCGGTGCGCGTGTGGAGCTCGGACCGTGGCAGCGAGGCCGTGCTGCTCCTCGCCACCGAGAGCGTTCCCCGCACCGAACTATGGTCCTGGCGACTGGCCCCGGGGGACACCTACCACGCCCAGCCGGACACGGCCGGGACCGAAGAACTGCACCAGGTCCACGCCGGGGAACTCATCATCATCACCAGCGGGTCCGCCCTGGTCCTGCGCGCCGGAGAGGCCGGCCGCATCCGCAGCGACCAGCGCTACACCTACCGCAACGACAGCGACACCTGGACCGAATTCACCCGCGTCGTCACCGGAGCCTAG
- a CDS encoding pyridoxamine 5'-phosphate oxidase family protein produces the protein MTDEHASDVEQLSISACWALLHAGSVGRLAVWVEDHPEIFPLNYAVDHGSLVFRSAEGTKLSGALSDVPVALEIDGYDEPTAEAWSVVVKGRAERIEQIQDLMDTVDLPLFPWQPGPKNRFIRILPAVVTGRRFPVADPSVWRTPLSEAKRSSME, from the coding sequence ATGACAGACGAACACGCCAGCGATGTGGAACAACTTTCAATCAGCGCGTGCTGGGCACTGTTGCACGCGGGCAGTGTCGGGCGCCTCGCCGTGTGGGTGGAGGACCACCCGGAGATCTTCCCCCTTAACTACGCGGTCGACCACGGGAGCCTCGTGTTCCGATCGGCAGAGGGCACCAAGCTCTCGGGTGCGCTGTCCGACGTGCCGGTCGCCCTAGAAATCGACGGATACGACGAGCCGACAGCCGAGGCGTGGAGCGTGGTGGTCAAGGGCCGCGCCGAACGCATTGAACAGATCCAGGACCTGATGGACACCGTGGACCTGCCGCTCTTCCCCTGGCAGCCAGGTCCGAAGAACAGGTTCATCCGGATCCTCCCCGCTGTCGTGACAGGCCGTCGTTTCCCAGTCGCCGACCCTAGCGTCTGGCGGACCCCACTGTCGGAGGCGAAGCGGTCCTCAATGGAATAA
- a CDS encoding cupin domain-containing protein: MKKFSLTALARRHLGTARHVSSGRSANTVYGGHEHVLRQTVIALTEGRELNEHLNPGEATVFVLHGRIRLATEADRWEGIAGDLLVAPADLYSVEAVEDSVVLLTVAKTDREYRQPDRRSAGHRAAQTQQEGTQALSGPEPDYRNTEASSLGRG; encoded by the coding sequence ATGAAGAAATTTTCTTTGACCGCACTTGCGCGCCGCCACCTCGGCACCGCCCGGCACGTATCAAGTGGAAGGAGCGCGAACACGGTCTATGGTGGCCACGAGCATGTGCTCCGCCAGACCGTGATAGCGCTGACCGAAGGGCGGGAGCTCAACGAGCATCTCAATCCCGGTGAAGCCACGGTATTCGTCCTGCATGGACGAATCCGGCTGGCCACAGAAGCAGATCGTTGGGAGGGAATTGCCGGGGACCTGCTCGTCGCCCCTGCCGATCTCTACTCGGTGGAAGCAGTGGAGGACTCCGTTGTCCTGCTCACCGTGGCCAAGACAGACCGGGAGTACCGTCAGCCTGATCGACGCTCTGCGGGCCACCGCGCTGCACAAACCCAGCAGGAGGGCACTCAGGCTCTTTCCGGGCCTGAACCTGATTACCGGAATACCGAAGCCTCATCCCTCGGTCGCGGCTGA
- a CDS encoding molybdopterin-dependent oxidoreductase gives MATEDRPTPEQLPAPAASNITPQALASFREELDTREHDVVDDTWAGSMPAQNGVPPRVRIGRTKWFSLLWLIPIGFVLLVIGIAVAKELREVPAVAQFVERHPGTVVPEGAEGVAGFPAWVGWQHFFNMLLLIPIIRSGLSILADHPRLYWTRHSTPGREWFRMQKPVPTDPLYTAKQDSITLPNGVGLPSRRHSIGLARWWHLGMNTLWLLNGLIFYILVFATGHWLRLVPTSWEVFPNAVSVMIQYLSLDWPTDNSWVAYNSLQVIAYFLTVFVAAPLAFLTGLGMSPALSTKFRRISSVFSIQFARSVHFLVLTWFLLFIVMHVTLVITTDALHNFNMMYANRNDADSWHGFWIFAASLVVLTVVWVAVTPFTYRHPRLVQRIGYALIGPVQRLFEHIDSKPGQYTEKDISPYLWHNGKYPETQEYKDHYENNFADYRLRVSGLVENPMELDLKQLRDLPYHEQITQHFCIQGWSGVAKWGGVSMQTVVDLVQPRPEAKWVVFYSFAEGSDEGIYYDAQPIEQMSYHLTMLAYDMNGEALPYGHGAPLRLRNEVQLGFKLVKWIKGIEFVEHFSELGGGEGGYNNDHEFFGYRQSI, from the coding sequence ATGGCAACCGAGGACCGGCCCACTCCTGAGCAGTTGCCGGCGCCAGCGGCATCGAACATCACCCCGCAGGCGTTGGCCAGCTTCCGGGAGGAGCTGGACACGCGGGAGCACGACGTCGTCGACGACACCTGGGCGGGGTCCATGCCGGCCCAGAACGGTGTCCCACCCCGGGTGCGCATCGGCCGCACCAAGTGGTTCAGCCTCCTGTGGCTCATACCGATCGGATTCGTTCTGCTGGTGATCGGCATCGCAGTGGCCAAGGAACTCCGCGAGGTCCCCGCCGTAGCGCAGTTCGTGGAGCGCCACCCCGGGACGGTCGTGCCGGAAGGCGCGGAAGGCGTCGCCGGATTTCCGGCCTGGGTGGGGTGGCAGCACTTCTTCAACATGCTCCTGCTGATTCCGATCATCCGTTCGGGCCTGAGCATCCTCGCCGACCACCCACGGCTCTACTGGACCAGGCACTCCACCCCGGGCAGAGAGTGGTTCCGGATGCAGAAGCCGGTGCCCACCGATCCTCTCTACACGGCGAAACAGGACTCCATCACGCTGCCCAACGGTGTGGGGCTGCCCAGCCGGCGCCACTCGATCGGACTGGCCAGGTGGTGGCACCTGGGCATGAACACCCTGTGGCTGCTCAACGGGCTGATCTTCTACATCCTCGTCTTCGCCACCGGCCACTGGCTGCGCCTGGTGCCCACCAGCTGGGAGGTCTTTCCCAACGCGGTGTCGGTGATGATCCAGTACCTTTCCCTGGACTGGCCCACCGACAACTCCTGGGTGGCCTACAACAGCCTGCAGGTGATCGCCTACTTCCTCACCGTCTTCGTCGCCGCACCCCTGGCCTTCCTCACCGGGCTGGGCATGTCGCCCGCACTGTCCACCAAGTTCAGGCGGATCAGCAGCGTTTTCAGCATCCAATTCGCCCGCTCCGTGCACTTCCTGGTGCTCACCTGGTTCCTGCTGTTCATCGTGATGCACGTGACCCTGGTCATCACCACGGACGCCCTGCACAACTTCAACATGATGTACGCCAACCGCAACGACGCCGACAGCTGGCACGGGTTTTGGATCTTCGCCGCGTCCCTGGTGGTGCTGACCGTCGTCTGGGTCGCCGTCACCCCGTTCACGTACCGTCATCCTCGCCTCGTCCAGCGCATCGGCTACGCGCTCATCGGACCGGTGCAGCGGCTCTTCGAGCACATCGACTCCAAGCCGGGCCAGTACACGGAGAAGGACATCTCCCCGTACCTGTGGCACAACGGCAAGTACCCGGAGACCCAGGAGTACAAGGACCACTACGAGAACAACTTCGCCGACTACCGGCTGAGGGTCTCCGGCCTGGTCGAGAACCCGATGGAACTGGACCTGAAACAGCTGCGCGATCTGCCCTACCACGAGCAGATCACCCAGCACTTCTGCATCCAGGGCTGGTCGGGGGTCGCCAAGTGGGGCGGGGTGTCGATGCAGACGGTCGTCGACCTGGTGCAACCGAGACCCGAGGCGAAGTGGGTCGTCTTCTACTCCTTCGCCGAAGGATCCGATGAAGGCATCTACTACGACGCCCAGCCCATCGAGCAGATGAGCTACCACCTGACCATGCTCGCCTACGACATGAACGGCGAAGCCCTCCCGTACGGCCACGGCGCCCCGTTGCGGCTGCGCAACGAGGTCCAGCTCGGTTTCAAGCTCGTCAAGTGGATCAAGGGCATCGAGTTCGTCGAGCACTTCTCGGAGCTCGGTGGCGGTGAGGGCGGCTACAACAACGACCACGAGTTCTTCGGCTACCGGCAGTCCATCTGA
- a CDS encoding DMT family transporter: MWHTFFRTGGNRLRVSRPELILIGITMIWGATFLIIHVAMAHTGPLFFVGVRFVVAGLIGAVVFWRVLRGITWQEIGAGAVIGTSIFFGYGLQTVGLQTITASQSAFITALYVPMVPLLQWVLLRKAPAVMTLVGVAFAFAGLVLLAGPDAGLGGLSPGETLTLFSAVACAVEIVLISRFAGTVDARRVTVVQVLMAGLLSFAMMPVTGERVPGFSWVWLVAGVGLGAASILIQWAMNWAQRSVSATRATVIYAGEPVWGGIIGRIAGDRLPGLAILGAVLIVVGVLVSELRPKDLTLRPRPAPESDQGADREGLEVR, encoded by the coding sequence GTGTGGCACACCTTCTTTCGTACCGGCGGAAACAGGCTCCGCGTCAGTCGCCCCGAACTGATCCTGATCGGCATCACCATGATCTGGGGGGCGACCTTCCTGATCATCCATGTGGCAATGGCCCACACCGGCCCGTTGTTCTTCGTTGGGGTCCGCTTCGTGGTGGCCGGGTTGATCGGGGCGGTGGTGTTCTGGCGCGTGCTGCGGGGCATCACCTGGCAGGAGATCGGCGCCGGTGCGGTGATCGGGACGTCGATCTTCTTCGGTTACGGCCTGCAGACGGTGGGGCTGCAGACGATCACGGCCAGCCAGTCGGCGTTCATCACTGCCTTGTACGTGCCGATGGTGCCTCTGCTGCAGTGGGTGTTGCTGCGCAAGGCCCCGGCGGTGATGACCCTGGTCGGGGTGGCGTTCGCCTTCGCGGGGTTGGTGTTGCTGGCTGGTCCGGACGCCGGGTTGGGTGGGCTGAGCCCCGGGGAGACGCTCACGTTGTTCAGTGCGGTGGCCTGCGCGGTGGAGATCGTGCTCATCAGTCGTTTCGCCGGCACGGTGGATGCCCGCCGGGTCACCGTGGTGCAGGTGCTGATGGCCGGGTTGCTGTCCTTCGCGATGATGCCCGTGACCGGCGAACGGGTTCCGGGGTTCTCCTGGGTGTGGCTGGTGGCCGGGGTCGGGCTCGGGGCGGCGAGCATCCTGATTCAGTGGGCGATGAACTGGGCGCAGCGCTCTGTGTCGGCCACCCGGGCCACCGTCATCTACGCCGGGGAACCGGTGTGGGGCGGGATTATCGGGCGTATCGCCGGGGATCGCCTGCCGGGCCTGGCGATCCTGGGGGCCGTGCTGATCGTCGTCGGTGTCCTGGTCAGCGAGCTGCGCCCCAAGGATCTGACGCTCCGACCGCGTCCCGCCCCTGAGTCCGATCAGGGCGCGGACCGGGAAGGCCTTGAGGTCAGGTGA
- a CDS encoding aconitate hydratase, with protein MTSNSFGARDQLTVDGTAYEIYRIDRIAGSDRLPYSLKVLLENLLRNEDGRLVTAEQVRALGDWDSAAEVNAEIQYTPARVLMQDFTGVPCVVDLVAMRDAMEELGGDPKRINPLIPAELVIDHSVIADVFARPDAFGINAELEFERNQERYQLLRWAQQSFDDFLVVPPDTGICHQVNLEYLSRVVFTREGDDGLQAYPDTLVGTDSHTPMVNGLGVLGWGVGGIEAEAAMLGQPMSMLIPQVVGLKLTGELPEGTTATDLVLTVAELLRRIRVVGKFIDFFGPGVANVPLATRATLGNMSPEYGSTGSIFPIDDETLDYLRLTGRPAHQIELVEAYAKEQGLWHDPDHVPDYSQIVELDLSTVVPSVAGPKRPQDRIPLATAQRVVRGLLAGHSHEDAIQGGLDDASEDSFPASDPVAISARIPRDDPPREYQEAAEREDAVLEWPSDPAELVLDGAPSSLDHGDVVIAAITSCTNTSNPSVMIGAALLAKKAVQRGLRSKPWVKTTLAPGSRVVTDYYNRSGLTPYLEELGFDLVGYGCTTCIGNSGPLIPAVSAAVADHDLTVASVLSGNRNFEGRIHSEVQMNFLASPPLVIAYALAGTMQADLLHEPLGEDPDGNPVYLRDVWPTTAEIKAVVDENLEAEMFTAGYSDVYSGDENWRGMHIPEGDRFAWDEESTYVQRPPYFDGVGPEPEPVQDITEARVLALLGDSVTTDHISPAGTIKGDSPAGQYLIEQGVAPGDFNSYGSRRGNHHVMIRGTFANVRLRNQLAPGTEGGVTRHWPDGEQQSIFDAATSYAAEGVPLIVIAGADYGSGSSRDWAAKGTSLLGVKAVLATSFERIHRSNLIGMGVAPLQFQDGDTAESLGLTGKETYSIIGLAGQDPLPREVMVRVDNGARTRELTATLRIDTPAEEAYYVHGGILPYVLRQLL; from the coding sequence ATGACGTCGAACAGTTTCGGTGCACGTGACCAGCTCACCGTGGACGGCACAGCCTACGAGATCTATCGGATCGACCGGATCGCCGGCTCGGACCGGTTGCCCTACAGCCTGAAGGTGCTGCTGGAGAATTTGCTGCGCAACGAGGACGGCCGGTTGGTCACCGCCGAGCAGGTGCGGGCCCTGGGCGACTGGGACTCGGCTGCGGAGGTCAACGCGGAGATCCAGTACACGCCGGCCCGGGTGCTGATGCAGGACTTCACCGGTGTGCCCTGTGTCGTGGACCTGGTGGCCATGCGCGACGCCATGGAAGAGCTCGGCGGTGACCCGAAGAGGATCAATCCGCTGATCCCGGCGGAACTGGTCATCGACCACTCGGTCATCGCCGATGTCTTCGCCCGCCCCGATGCTTTTGGGATCAACGCGGAACTCGAGTTCGAACGCAATCAGGAGCGCTACCAGTTGTTGCGCTGGGCCCAGCAGTCCTTCGACGACTTCCTGGTCGTGCCCCCGGACACCGGCATCTGCCACCAGGTCAACCTCGAATACCTCTCCCGGGTGGTCTTCACCCGTGAAGGGGACGACGGTCTCCAGGCCTACCCGGACACCTTGGTGGGCACGGACTCCCACACCCCGATGGTCAACGGCCTGGGCGTGCTGGGCTGGGGCGTGGGCGGCATCGAGGCCGAGGCCGCGATGCTCGGACAACCCATGAGCATGCTCATCCCCCAGGTGGTGGGACTCAAGCTCACCGGGGAGCTGCCCGAGGGCACCACGGCCACCGACCTGGTGCTCACCGTGGCCGAACTACTGCGTCGGATCCGGGTGGTGGGCAAGTTCATCGACTTCTTCGGCCCCGGGGTGGCCAACGTGCCCCTGGCGACCCGGGCCACGCTGGGCAACATGAGCCCGGAGTACGGCTCGACCGGCTCCATTTTCCCCATCGACGACGAGACCCTGGACTACCTGCGCCTGACCGGGCGCCCCGCGCACCAGATCGAGCTGGTCGAGGCCTACGCGAAGGAACAAGGGCTGTGGCACGACCCCGACCATGTACCCGACTACAGCCAGATCGTGGAACTTGATCTGAGCACGGTGGTTCCCTCCGTCGCCGGGCCGAAGCGTCCGCAGGACCGGATTCCGCTGGCCACCGCCCAGCGCGTCGTGCGCGGGCTGTTGGCCGGCCACTCACATGAGGACGCCATCCAGGGCGGCCTTGACGATGCCTCCGAGGACTCCTTCCCCGCCAGCGACCCGGTGGCGATCAGCGCCCGGATCCCCCGGGACGACCCGCCCCGGGAGTACCAGGAGGCTGCGGAGAGGGAGGACGCCGTCCTCGAGTGGCCCAGCGACCCGGCGGAGCTCGTACTCGACGGGGCCCCGTCGAGCCTGGACCACGGTGACGTGGTCATCGCTGCGATCACCTCCTGCACGAACACCTCCAACCCCTCGGTCATGATCGGCGCCGCCCTGCTGGCCAAAAAGGCCGTGCAACGGGGCCTGCGCAGCAAGCCGTGGGTGAAGACCACCCTGGCCCCGGGATCCCGGGTGGTGACCGACTACTACAACCGGTCCGGGCTCACCCCCTACCTCGAGGAGCTCGGCTTCGACCTGGTCGGATATGGGTGCACGACCTGCATCGGCAACTCCGGGCCGCTGATTCCCGCGGTCAGTGCCGCGGTCGCCGACCACGACCTGACGGTGGCCTCGGTGCTGTCGGGCAACCGGAACTTCGAGGGCCGGATCCACTCCGAGGTGCAGATGAACTTCCTCGCCTCCCCGCCGCTGGTCATCGCCTACGCGTTGGCTGGCACCATGCAGGCCGACCTGCTGCACGAGCCGCTCGGGGAGGACCCGGACGGGAACCCGGTGTATCTGCGCGATGTCTGGCCCACCACAGCGGAGATCAAGGCGGTGGTCGACGAGAACCTCGAGGCGGAGATGTTCACCGCCGGGTACTCCGACGTCTACTCGGGGGACGAGAACTGGCGCGGCATGCACATCCCCGAAGGCGACCGGTTCGCCTGGGACGAGGAGTCCACCTATGTGCAGCGCCCACCCTATTTCGACGGGGTGGGCCCTGAGCCGGAACCCGTGCAGGACATCACCGAGGCCAGAGTGCTGGCCCTGCTCGGGGATTCGGTGACGACCGACCACATCTCCCCGGCCGGGACCATCAAGGGCGATTCACCCGCGGGCCAGTACCTGATCGAACAGGGCGTGGCCCCGGGAGACTTCAACTCCTACGGCTCCCGCCGCGGCAACCACCACGTGATGATCCGCGGGACCTTCGCCAACGTCCGCCTGCGCAACCAGCTCGCCCCGGGCACCGAGGGGGGAGTCACCCGCCACTGGCCCGACGGTGAGCAGCAGAGCATCTTCGACGCGGCCACCTCCTACGCGGCCGAGGGCGTGCCGCTGATCGTGATCGCCGGGGCGGACTACGGCTCGGGCTCCTCCCGGGACTGGGCCGCCAAGGGCACCTCGCTGCTGGGAGTCAAGGCCGTGCTGGCCACCTCCTTCGAGCGGATCCACCGCTCCAACCTCATCGGCATGGGTGTGGCCCCCCTGCAGTTCCAGGACGGGGACACGGCCGAGTCGCTGGGTCTGACCGGGAAGGAGACGTACTCGATCATCGGTCTGGCGGGCCAAGACCCCTTGCCGCGGGAGGTCATGGTCCGCGTCGACAACGGCGCCCGGACCCGGGAGCTGACCGCCACCCTGCGCATCGACACCCCGGCCGAGGAGGCTTACTACGTGCACGGCGGGATCCTGCCCTACGTGCTGCGCCAACTGCTCTGA
- the fdxA gene encoding ferredoxin, with amino-acid sequence MTYVIAQPCVDVKDKACVEECPVDCIYEGERSLYIHPDECVDCGACEPVCPVEAIYYEDDTPEEWADYYKANVEFFDDLGSPGGAAQLGNTHKDHPLVVALPPQN; translated from the coding sequence ATGACTTACGTCATTGCCCAGCCTTGTGTGGACGTCAAGGACAAGGCCTGCGTCGAAGAATGCCCGGTGGACTGCATCTATGAAGGAGAACGTTCCCTCTACATTCACCCCGACGAGTGCGTGGACTGCGGCGCCTGCGAACCGGTCTGTCCGGTGGAGGCCATCTATTACGAGGACGACACCCCGGAGGAATGGGCCGACTACTACAAGGCCAACGTCGAATTTTTCGATGACCTCGGCTCGCCCGGTGGCGCCGCCCAACTCGGCAACACCCACAAGGACCACCCCCTGGTCGTAGCCCTGCCACCACAGAACTGA
- a CDS encoding succinate dehydrogenase iron-sulfur subunit has translation MSTAHTPDRPGNGRTDDPQDRAPEHGHAPGHDQDDRAGYKTDADAGSVDERDEAVVPAVDPAAANAEGGEPASRVELPEEQQGDQEIPTFDLTLQIRRYNPEVSDEVRWDEFKLTMYGTDRVLDALHKVKWEIDGTLVFRRSCAHGVCGSDAMRINGRNRLACKVLLKDLDLSKPVTVEPIKGLPCEKDLIVDMEPFFQSYREIMPFLVAGGNEPTMERYQSQEDRARFDDTTKCILCAACTSSCPVFWTDGQYFGPAAIVNAHRFIFDSRDDAGDLRLEILNDKEGVWRCRTVFNCTEACPRGIKITRAIAEVKNAILRSSM, from the coding sequence ATGTCTACCGCACACACTCCCGACCGGCCCGGGAACGGCCGCACCGACGACCCGCAGGACCGCGCTCCCGAGCACGGCCACGCCCCGGGTCACGACCAGGACGACCGCGCCGGTTACAAGACCGACGCCGACGCCGGGTCCGTCGACGAGCGCGACGAGGCCGTGGTCCCGGCCGTGGACCCCGCCGCCGCCAACGCCGAGGGCGGGGAGCCGGCCTCGCGCGTGGAGCTGCCCGAGGAGCAGCAGGGCGACCAGGAGATCCCCACCTTCGACCTCACTCTGCAGATCCGCCGCTACAACCCGGAGGTCTCCGACGAGGTCCGCTGGGACGAGTTCAAGCTCACCATGTACGGCACCGACCGCGTGCTGGACGCCCTGCACAAGGTCAAGTGGGAGATCGACGGGACCCTGGTGTTCCGCCGCTCCTGCGCCCACGGCGTGTGCGGTTCCGACGCGATGCGCATCAACGGCCGCAACCGTCTCGCCTGCAAGGTGCTGCTCAAGGACCTCGACCTGTCCAAGCCCGTCACGGTGGAGCCCATCAAGGGCCTGCCGTGCGAGAAGGACCTGATCGTGGACATGGAGCCGTTCTTCCAGTCCTACCGCGAGATCATGCCGTTCCTCGTGGCCGGCGGCAACGAGCCGACCATGGAGCGCTACCAGTCCCAGGAGGACCGGGCGCGCTTCGACGACACCACCAAGTGCATCCTGTGCGCCGCGTGCACGTCGTCCTGCCCCGTGTTCTGGACCGACGGGCAGTACTTCGGGCCCGCGGCGATCGTCAACGCGCACCGGTTCATCTTCGACTCCCGCGACGACGCCGGGGACCTGCGCCTGGAGATCCTCAACGATAAGGAGGGCGTGTGGCGGTGCCGCACGGTGTTCAACTGCACCGAAGCCTGCCCGCGCGGCATCAAGATCACCCGAGCGATCGCCGAGGTCAAGAACGCCATCTTGCGCAGCTCCATGTGA
- the ctaD gene encoding cytochrome c oxidase subunit I — protein sequence MVVNWITSTDHKTIGYMYLISSFAFFCIAGVMALLIRAELFEPGMQILETKEQYNQLFTMHGTLMLLMFGTPLFVGFANVIVPLQIGAPDVAFPRLNALAFWFFLFGSLIATAGFLTPQGAASFGWFAYAPLSNSSFSPGAGGDLWVFGLALSGFGTIMAGVNFITTIIAMRAPGMTVWRMPIFTWNALITSLLVIMVFPPLAAALFALGMDRTLGGHIFDPANGGAVLWQHLFWFFGHPEVYIIALPFFGIVSEIIPVFARKPIFGYKGLVFATIAIAALSMTVWAHHMYVTGAVMLSFFAFMSMMIAVPTGVKFFNWIGTMWQGSITFETPMLWVFGFLFTFLFGGLTGVILASPPLDFHVTDSYFVVAHFHYVVFGTVVFSMFAGFYFWWPKFTGKMLNERIGKIHFWLLFLGFHATFLIQHWLGVSGMPRRYADYLPEDGFTWMNQISTAGSMLLGLSMIPFFFNVYTTWRNGTKVEVDDPWGFGASLEWATSCPPPRHNFTSLPRIRSERPALDLHHPELAAESPQQSPVDDAAMATREG from the coding sequence ATGGTCGTCAACTGGATCACGTCCACCGACCACAAGACGATCGGGTACATGTACCTGATCTCCTCCTTCGCGTTCTTCTGCATCGCCGGGGTGATGGCGCTGCTGATCCGGGCGGAGCTCTTCGAGCCGGGGATGCAGATCCTGGAGACCAAGGAGCAGTACAACCAGCTGTTCACCATGCACGGGACGCTGATGCTGCTGATGTTCGGCACCCCGCTGTTCGTCGGGTTCGCCAACGTCATCGTGCCGCTGCAGATCGGTGCCCCGGACGTGGCGTTCCCGCGGCTCAACGCCCTGGCGTTCTGGTTCTTCCTGTTCGGGTCGCTGATCGCCACCGCCGGCTTCCTCACCCCGCAGGGTGCGGCCTCCTTCGGCTGGTTCGCCTACGCGCCGCTGTCCAACTCCTCGTTCTCGCCCGGTGCCGGTGGTGACCTGTGGGTGTTCGGGCTGGCCCTGTCGGGCTTCGGCACGATCATGGCCGGGGTGAACTTCATCACCACGATCATCGCGATGCGCGCCCCGGGCATGACCGTGTGGCGGATGCCGATCTTCACCTGGAATGCCCTGATCACCTCGTTGCTGGTGATCATGGTGTTCCCGCCGCTGGCGGCGGCGCTGTTCGCGCTGGGGATGGACCGGACCCTGGGCGGGCACATCTTCGACCCGGCCAACGGGGGGGCGGTGCTGTGGCAGCACCTGTTCTGGTTCTTCGGCCACCCCGAGGTCTACATCATCGCCCTGCCGTTCTTCGGGATCGTCTCCGAGATCATCCCGGTGTTCGCCCGCAAACCGATCTTCGGGTACAAGGGGCTCGTGTTCGCGACCATCGCGATCGCCGCGCTGTCCATGACCGTGTGGGCCCACCACATGTACGTCACCGGGGCGGTGATGCTGTCCTTCTTCGCGTTCATGTCGATGATGATCGCGGTGCCCACCGGGGTGAAGTTCTTCAACTGGATCGGCACCATGTGGCAGGGCTCGATCACCTTCGAGACCCCGATGCTGTGGGTGTTCGGGTTCCTGTTCACGTTCCTGTTCGGCGGGCTCACCGGTGTGATCCTGGCCTCACCGCCGCTGGACTTCCACGTCACCGATTCCTACTTCGTGGTCGCGCACTTCCACTACGTGGTCTTCGGCACCGTGGTGTTCTCCATGTTCGCCGGGTTCTACTTCTGGTGGCCGAAGTTCACCGGGAAGATGCTCAACGAGCGGATCGGCAAGATCCACTTCTGGCTGCTGTTCCTGGGCTTCCACGCCACATTCCTGATCCAGCACTGGCTCGGGGTCTCGGGAATGCCCCGGCGCTACGCCGACTACCTGCCCGAGGACGGGTTCACCTGGATGAACCAGATCTCGACGGCCGGTTCCATGCTGCTGGGTCTGTCGATGATCCCGTTCTTCTTCAACGTGTACACGACCTGGCGCAACGGCACGAAGGTCGAGGTCGACGACCCGTGGGGCTTCGGCGCCTCCCTGGAGTGGGCGACGTCGTGTCCGCCGCCGCGGCACAACTTCACCTCGCTGCCGCGCATCCGTTCCGAGCGCCCGGCGCTGGACCTGCACCACCCGGAGCTGGCCGCGGAGTCCCCGCAGCAGTCCCCGGTCGACGACGCCGCCATGGCCACGCGGGAGGGCTGA